A genomic window from Desulfomicrobium macestii includes:
- a CDS encoding DUF4351 domain-containing protein, giving the protein MWRTSRHLAKALRQLAPCQERRFPYLKEGGCGANFGSTKKGTIMTLAERLLHRGKQEGRQEGRQEGRLLLLQRQLTKRFGQDALDIRVQERLRTATPEQLDLWAERILDARAFEDVFCDFPEDPS; this is encoded by the coding sequence ATGTGGAGAACCAGCAGACACCTGGCTAAAGCGCTGCGCCAGCTCGCGCCCTGCCAGGAGCGCCGTTTCCCCTACCTGAAGGAAGGGGGCTGTGGCGCTAATTTCGGGTCAACCAAGAAGGGTACGATCATGACGCTTGCCGAACGCCTGCTTCACAGGGGAAAACAGGAGGGACGCCAGGAGGGACGCCAGGAAGGTCGACTACTGCTTCTTCAGCGTCAACTGACCAAGCGTTTTGGACAGGATGCCCTGGATATTCGGGTCCAGGAACGTCTGCGCACGGCCACTCCCGAACAGCTCGACCTCTGGGCCGAGCGCATCCTTGATGCCCGGGCCTTCGAGGATGTTTTCTGCGATTTTCCTGAAGATCCGTCCTGA
- the tnpA gene encoding IS200/IS605 family transposase, with the protein MKNATEIRTGRHCVFLMHVHLVFVTKYRRRVFEARHIKYMRGLFARLCSELDAEMVEMDGEEDHVHILVNYPPKLAVSTLVNALKGTSSRRLRGEFPEIERRYYKGVLWSPSYFAGSCGGAPLTVIRQYVENQQTPG; encoded by the coding sequence ATGAAAAATGCAACCGAAATTCGAACTGGACGTCATTGTGTCTTCCTCATGCACGTGCACTTGGTCTTCGTGACCAAGTATCGGCGGCGAGTTTTCGAGGCCCGGCACATCAAGTACATGCGCGGACTATTCGCCCGCCTGTGCTCGGAACTCGATGCCGAGATGGTGGAAATGGATGGCGAGGAAGACCATGTCCACATCCTTGTGAACTATCCGCCCAAGCTGGCGGTTTCGACGCTTGTGAACGCGCTCAAGGGCACGTCTTCGCGGCGCCTACGCGGCGAGTTTCCAGAGATTGAGCGCCGCTATTACAAGGGCGTTCTCTGGAGCCCGAGCTACTTTGCAGGCTCGTGTGGCGGCGCACCGCTTACGGTTATCCGACAATATGTGGAGAACCAGCAGACACCTGGCTAA
- a CDS encoding Rpn family recombination-promoting nuclease/putative transposase, with amino-acid sequence MQMVNNIHDALFRETMSHKDVAADFIRQYLPEAVVRHVRLETLAICKDTFVAPDQTMHHSDLLYEVRLSGDRPAYVYFLFEHKSTPDRFVALQVLRYMLEIWELARKQRKARRILPLLASSPA; translated from the coding sequence ATGCAAATGGTCAACAACATCCACGACGCGCTCTTTCGCGAAACCATGAGTCACAAGGATGTCGCCGCGGATTTCATTCGTCAGTATTTGCCGGAGGCCGTCGTCCGGCATGTTCGCCTTGAAACCCTGGCCATCTGCAAGGATACCTTCGTGGCCCCGGACCAGACCATGCACCATTCGGATCTGCTCTACGAGGTCCGGCTGAGCGGTGACAGGCCCGCCTATGTCTATTTCCTGTTCGAGCACAAAAGCACCCCGGACCGCTTCGTGGCCCTGCAGGTGCTGCGCTACATGCTCGAAATCTGGGAACTGGCCCGCAAGCAGCGCAAAGCGCGCAGAATCCTGCCGCTTTTGGCATCCTCCCCGGCCTGA
- a CDS encoding DUF6976 family protein translates to MVGWISGVHLDNLGKISPKVFDGLSGSAHEQKAVVMHVHVKQGKTVDVGIVNIFEQGGGDTLTFASDGFSCTDVMVNGVKENFADYITKNDLDTKLPLVADYYGALVNISFQSVEPGAEVKFYAPVFAGIRYKHAKPISDYATLFDAQLKKNKLSGNNVLFSCNCILNYLYSGLEGHKTEPFVGPITFGEVAYQLLNQTLVYLEVHDL, encoded by the coding sequence TTGGTTGGTTGGATTTCCGGTGTGCACCTTGACAATTTGGGAAAGATCTCTCCGAAGGTTTTCGACGGCCTGAGCGGAAGTGCTCACGAGCAGAAGGCCGTAGTCATGCATGTTCATGTAAAACAGGGCAAGACAGTGGATGTCGGGATTGTGAATATTTTTGAGCAGGGCGGGGGCGATACCCTCACTTTTGCATCGGATGGTTTTTCATGCACCGATGTCATGGTCAACGGCGTGAAAGAGAATTTTGCCGATTACATCACAAAGAACGATCTAGATACCAAGCTCCCTCTGGTTGCAGATTACTATGGCGCTTTGGTCAATATCAGTTTTCAGAGTGTTGAGCCCGGGGCTGAAGTTAAGTTCTACGCGCCTGTCTTTGCCGGAATTCGCTACAAGCACGCCAAACCGATCAGTGATTACGCCACCTTGTTTGATGCTCAGTTGAAAAAGAACAAGTTGAGTGGAAACAATGTTTTATTTTCCTGCAACTGCATTCTCAACTATCTGTATTCGGGGCTCGAAGGTCACAAGACCGAGCCCTTTGTAGGCCCGATCACTTTTGGAGAAGTTGCGTATCAATTGCTGAATCAAACACTTGTCTATCTTGAGGTTCACGATTTGTAA
- a CDS encoding tyrosine-type recombinase/integrase: protein MAGVLRQVLAFAYSRKLVPFPPPQARDVGATLGKGGNRRTRTLSTAELQQILSALAERDRAAHAITLFAAMTGCRFGEAAGLEWKDLDLAVGEATFRATKNGRDRAIPLPAPLVSFLLELRGQGRLAGHVFMNGADKPYTQPPQPFRDTVQDLGLNENRDKRDRVVFHTLRHSAATRLAKGGMSLPDLQALCGWSSPIMALRYAHDDDKTKRKAMDALADELVMPSKVVVLFGK from the coding sequence ATGGCAGGTGTTCTCCGGCAAGTGCTGGCCTTCGCTTATTCTCGAAAGCTGGTACCCTTCCCGCCGCCGCAAGCCCGCGATGTTGGAGCGACCTTAGGCAAGGGGGGCAACCGCAGGACCAGAACCCTTTCGACGGCAGAACTTCAGCAGATCCTATCCGCCCTGGCCGAACGCGACCGGGCCGCCCACGCAATCACATTGTTTGCCGCCATGACAGGATGCAGGTTTGGCGAAGCCGCCGGTCTGGAATGGAAAGATCTGGATCTGGCCGTGGGGGAAGCGACCTTCCGAGCCACGAAAAATGGCAGAGATCGGGCGATCCCACTACCCGCTCCACTGGTTTCTTTCCTGCTTGAACTCCGGGGCCAGGGCCGCCTTGCCGGTCATGTTTTTATGAACGGTGCCGACAAGCCCTATACTCAGCCGCCGCAACCATTCCGCGATACCGTGCAGGATCTTGGCCTGAATGAAAATCGTGACAAGCGCGACCGAGTTGTATTTCATACGTTGAGACATTCCGCAGCAACCAGACTAGCCAAAGGCGGAATGTCCCTGCCTGACCTGCAAGCATTGTGTGGGTGGTCGTCGCCGATCATGGCGTTGCGATACGCCCACGACGATGACAAGACCAAGCGCAAGGCCATGGACGCCCTTGCCGATGAACTTGTGATGCCTTCCAAGGTGGTGGTCCTTTTCGGCAAATAG
- a CDS encoding RNA-guided endonuclease InsQ/TnpB family protein encodes MKKSKAYLFTLKTDLNLERQMSRYAGSCRFVWNRALALEKGRLDAGEKILRYNDMAAQLVAWKREPETAWLCESPSHTLQQTLRNLDRAFMDAFDKNNPKRFPKFKKKGVHDSFRFPDPKQFCLDQANGRIKLPKLGWVRYRKSRDVQGDVKQVTVSRCGKRWRMSILSEQTVPEPRHASTSKVGIDLGIRAFAALSDGAIVEPLNSFRSMEKKLARAQRSLARKVKFSANWRKQKARIAALHERIANARGDFLHKLSTDVCKNHALIAIEDLRVSNMSRSAKGTIEAPGRNVRAKAGLNKSILDQGWGEFRRQLEYKALWAGGVLVAVPPQYTSQSCPECGRVDAGNRHKTKFRCLGCGHTADADVNAAINILAAGHAVMACGAVKAQATAAKQEPLHAA; translated from the coding sequence ATGAAGAAAAGCAAGGCTTACCTTTTCACGCTAAAGACCGATTTGAATCTTGAGCGCCAAATGTCCCGCTATGCGGGCTCCTGTCGGTTCGTTTGGAACCGGGCGTTGGCGTTGGAGAAAGGTCGTCTTGACGCCGGTGAAAAGATCTTGCGGTACAACGACATGGCCGCGCAGCTCGTCGCCTGGAAGCGGGAGCCGGAAACAGCCTGGCTTTGCGAGTCACCGTCCCACACGCTCCAGCAGACGCTGCGCAATCTCGATCGTGCGTTCATGGACGCCTTTGACAAGAATAACCCGAAGCGGTTTCCAAAATTCAAGAAGAAAGGCGTTCATGACAGCTTCCGGTTCCCGGACCCGAAGCAATTTTGCTTGGACCAGGCCAATGGCCGGATCAAGCTCCCGAAGCTCGGATGGGTTCGGTATAGAAAAAGCCGCGACGTCCAGGGGGACGTGAAACAGGTTACCGTGTCCCGATGCGGTAAGCGCTGGCGCATGTCCATCCTCTCAGAGCAAACGGTTCCCGAGCCGCGGCACGCTTCGACCTCCAAGGTCGGCATCGATCTGGGCATCCGCGCCTTCGCCGCCCTCTCGGACGGGGCGATCGTTGAACCCCTGAACAGCTTTCGCTCCATGGAGAAAAAGTTGGCCCGGGCACAGCGTAGCTTGGCCCGGAAGGTCAAATTCTCCGCCAACTGGCGGAAGCAAAAGGCGAGGATCGCGGCCCTGCATGAGCGCATCGCCAACGCCCGTGGCGACTTCCTGCATAAGCTCTCGACCGATGTGTGCAAAAACCACGCACTCATCGCCATCGAGGACCTGCGGGTGTCGAACATGAGCCGTTCGGCCAAGGGGACCATCGAGGCCCCGGGCCGGAACGTCAGGGCGAAGGCCGGGCTCAACAAGTCGATTCTCGACCAGGGCTGGGGCGAGTTCCGCCGCCAGCTCGAATACAAGGCCCTGTGGGCAGGGGGCGTGCTGGTGGCCGTGCCACCGCAGTACACATCCCAATCCTGCCCGGAGTGCGGCCGTGTCGATGCCGGTAACCGGCACAAGACCAAGTTCAGATGCCTCGGCTGCGGACACACGGCGGACGCCGATGTCAACGCGGCCATCAATATTCTCGCGGCGGGGCACGCCGTGATGGCCTGTGGAGCGGTAAAGGCTCAAGCGACCGCAGCGAAGCAGGAACCACTCCATGCCGCTTAA